A region of the Muricauda sp. MAR_2010_75 genome:
AAGATTCCATAACCCAGTTGGATGAGATTATCCTTACCGAAGATCTCGCCCCTAAAAAGGCAACTGGTATTACCGCTTCATCCACCATCAGCACCAAAACCTTTGAACGCTTCAATCCAACGGATATTCCTTCGGCGGTAAACCAAATTTCAGGGGTATATATTCTTTCCGGTGCCATCAATACCAACCGAATCACCATTCGTGGTGTGGGTGCAAGAACGTTGTACGGAACGGACAAACTCCGAATGTATTTTAATGGCATTCCTGTGACCAACGGCACCAACTTCTCCGATATCGAGGCTTTTGATTTGGAAAATTTAGGCTCTCTTGAGGTCATCAAAGGTCCAAAAGGAACCGTATATGGCACTAATTTGGGTGGGGCCATTATTCTGGATACCAAATCAGCACAAACAGATGAGACCCAGCTCATCAATACTACAAATGTGGGGTCTTATAATATGTTGAAGGACAACCTTTCCTTTACCCATGCTGAAAAAACCTTCAACCTCACCTTTAGCTACAACCATTTGGAAACAGATGGCTTTCGGCAGAACAGTCGCTTTGAACGAGATGGATTCTTATTGACAAGCAACGTCAATCTAAGCACAAAAAGTAGTGTGGGCATCTTGATGAACTATATCGACTATACCGCAGGTATCGCCAGTTCCATCAACCAGACCGATTTTGAGGAAGACCCCACCCGTGCAGCCGGAAACTGGTTGGCAGCCCAAGGTTACGAAGCCAACAAATATGTGCTTACGGGTTTGTCGCATACCTATAAATTTTCAGAAGCGTTCATGAACACCAGCAGTATTTTTTATACCTACACGGACCACTATGAGCCACGTCCGTTCAATATTTTGGATGAGTTTACCAACGGCTTTGGTTTCCGAAGTCAATTTGAGGGCAGTTTTGACAAGGCCGAATATACCTTTGGTGCCGAACTCTATAAAGACGAGTACCATTGGAGCACCATTGAGAACCTGTACGAGGACAACAACGGTAATGGCAGCCTTGAAGGTGACCGCTTGAGTCAGAACACTGAATTCCGTAGGCAGTTCAATGCCTTTGCAACTTTTACGTATGCCTTGACCACCGACCTATCGGCACAAGTGGGGCTCAACCTCAACAAGACGCATTACAATTTTAAAGATTTGTTCAACCAAGGTGCGGCAAACACTTCGGCCACTCGAAATTTTGATGCCATCCTCCTGCCCAGTTTTGGGTTACAATATGCCCTGAAAAATGGTAACCTCTACGCCAACATCAGTCGTGGGTTTTCCAATCCCGGTTTGGAGGAAACCTTAACCCCAGAAGGCGTGATCAACCCCGATATTGCCCAAGAAACCGGCACCAATTACGAAATTGGGGCACAATGGACCTTATTGCAAAATCGATTTTCAGCCAATGTGGCACTATACCGCATGGACATCAACAACCTGTTGGTGGCCCAACGCGTGGGTGAGGACCAATACATTGGCACCAACGCCGGGGAAACCCGTCACCAAGGGGTGGAAATGGATGTGAAATACATTGCTCGACTCTCCAATCAACTTTCCTTGGCGCCTTATTTTAGCTACACGTTCAACGACCATGTGTTTGTTGATTTTGTGGATGAGGACAACGACTACTCCGGTAATCCGTTGACCGGAGTGCCCAAACACCGATTGAACACGGGGATAGACCTGCAACATTCCAACGGTTTGCAGCTGAACCTTACCCATCAATTTGTTGACCAAATTCCATT
Encoded here:
- a CDS encoding TonB-dependent receptor, with amino-acid sequence MKFLFYSLTLFCTAQILAQNVQKDSITQLDEIILTEDLAPKKATGITASSTISTKTFERFNPTDIPSAVNQISGVYILSGAINTNRITIRGVGARTLYGTDKLRMYFNGIPVTNGTNFSDIEAFDLENLGSLEVIKGPKGTVYGTNLGGAIILDTKSAQTDETQLINTTNVGSYNMLKDNLSFTHAEKTFNLTFSYNHLETDGFRQNSRFERDGFLLTSNVNLSTKSSVGILMNYIDYTAGIASSINQTDFEEDPTRAAGNWLAAQGYEANKYVLTGLSHTYKFSEAFMNTSSIFYTYTDHYEPRPFNILDEFTNGFGFRSQFEGSFDKAEYTFGAELYKDEYHWSTIENLYEDNNGNGSLEGDRLSQNTEFRRQFNAFATFTYALTTDLSAQVGLNLNKTHYNFKDLFNQGAANTSATRNFDAILLPSFGLQYALKNGNLYANISRGFSNPGLEETLTPEGVINPDIAQETGTNYEIGAQWTLLQNRFSANVALYRMDINNLLVAQRVGEDQYIGTNAGETRHQGVEMDVKYIARLSNQLSLAPYFSYTFNDHVFVDFVDEDNDYSGNPLTGVPKHRLNTGIDLQHSNGLQLNLTHQFVDQIPLNDANTLSSDSFNVFNARLGYKTQLSNHISLGVHAGINNVFDTNYAQSVLINATGFGGAQPRFFYPGNGRNYFVGVRLGYLF